Genomic DNA from Deltaproteobacteria bacterium:
TGGGAAATCCTTTTGGATGATCAAGGGAACTCTCTGTTTTCACCTTGACAAAACTTATCATAGATGTCCCCAGAATATAAGGAGTTTATTATGGCTTTGCTGAAGGAAGGTGCAATCCCTATTGGCCGGATGATGTATATTCCCAAGGAGGAAGGTGTGACGAAGGACAGTCTGGAGATTGAATCCAATGGCCAGTATACTATCATTGAGAGGCCTGACCGTTTCGAAATAAAGAACGCCGAATGCTGCAGAAGCATCCTCGTTAAGGTAAAGACTCGAGAATAATAAGGAGATGCGAAGCTTAAGCAATCTCGTCTTGAAAATATTAACTGCGTACCTGGATGGGCAAAAGAAGAAACCCAAGAAATGACCCCTATTTTCAGAAAGGAGGTAGCAATTTATGGTTTCGGTGGATCTCTTAAAGCAGTATACTTTTTTCAAAGGGTTCAGGGCTGAACAGATCAAGAAGCTGGCGGATATAGCCACTCAAGAATCTTATAAGGCCGATTTTCTGTTATGGAAAAAGGGGGATCCGGCAAAATACCTCTACTTCTTGGAAGGGGGAAAGGTTCTTCTGTTCCTGGATGCTTACATGGGCACTACCAGACCACCCGTGTTTGTTTCCGTAGACCTCATCACAAAAGGAGACGTCATGGGATGGTCATCTGTCATTGAACCTTACGTGTACACCTTAGGAGCCCGATGTATTGATGATTCGAAAGCCATCGTCTTCGATGGAGCTAAGCTCAGGAAGCTACTCGATAAAGACAGTAAGCTAGCGTATAAATTCATGCATGCCACGGCAAAAGTAATAGCCACCCGTTTGAACAATACCGAGATTATTCTGGTCGGTGAGCGAGGACTGTCTATTCTTGACGAATAAGGAATCGACACCAGAAGAATGGAACCCGAGAAATAACCCTTCACTGAGGGCTATCATGGACTGATTATTCAAACCCTGTTTCTCAAAAATAAACGGATTGTGAGCAACGATGCACAGCACGAACAAGGCATTCGAGAGATACTTTAACATGGAATCGGATGATCTAAGAAACATATATGAAGACACAGGAAAAGTAATAAAATTTGACCGTGAATTGAAATTGAACAAGAATACAGACAATTGAAATATAATTAGATGAGTCTTCGATCCGACCTAATTTGATGAGGGGGCAAATGTTATGAATATTGAAGTATTGAAATATCGTCAGAAGGATAAAGATATATTTATTTTTTCGGCTGAACCGAACTATATCAAAAAATTAGTTAAGATCAGTGATATTTCTGCCGGTGATGATAATTTCCAGCGCCCATTTGATCCTAAGAGAATTATCGAAATTAGGAACTATGTGTCAGGGAAAGATAAGCTTTATAAGAAGGGGAAAGAGATTTATGCAAAAGGGTATATACCTAATGCAATCGTTCTGAATTTGAGTTCTCGGTACAAACTGACAGAAAGTGACAAAAAGTTCTATTTAAATTTTCCTGATACAGAAAGTGTAAGTAAATTTAAAGAATCAATTGAGATAATTGACGGACAGCATAGGCTGTTGGCATTCAATGAGGAATGTGTACATGATTTAGAAAAACAACCATATTTGATGTGTTTCGTAGCCTTTATAAATTTGTCGAGTGATGAAAAGAAAGAGATATTTATGGTTTTGAATGAACGTCAGAAAACCGTAGATAAGAACATCTTATTACGACACAAAAAATTGCTGAATTTACTTTTGGATGAAGAGGAAACTAGATATGAAGTAATTGCGAAACTTAATGATGAAAATGATTCACCATTTTATAATAGAGTAATCATGGCTGGGGAAAAGAAAAAGAATGCATTTAAGGCTAGTTCAATAGACGAAATACTAAGTTCGTCAAAAGCACTTGACAAATTAATTGATTCGAAAAATCAGATCAGTGTAAAACATTACAAAGTATTTAAGAACTATTTAAATGCGTGGCAACAAAATTTCAAAGGTGCTTGGGCTGATAGTAAAAATACTTTATCAAAGGTTTCAGGCGTCAGATTTATGTTTTATTTATTTCCATCGTTTTATGAAGTGCTTAAAATGAGGGATGGTGGCAAAGACTTTCAGGTATCAGCTTTTTCTGCTATAGTACAGGAACTAAAAAATAATCACTTTAATGATTCATTTGACTTGAAGAAAGCTGGCAAATTTCAGTTTTTTCAAGATAAGACCAGTATTGGTAAATTAGC
This window encodes:
- a CDS encoding cyclic nucleotide-binding domain-containing protein; the encoded protein is MVSVDLLKQYTFFKGFRAEQIKKLADIATQESYKADFLLWKKGDPAKYLYFLEGGKVLLFLDAYMGTTRPPVFVSVDLITKGDVMGWSSVIEPYVYTLGARCIDDSKAIVFDGAKLRKLLDKDSKLAYKFMHATAKVIATRLNNTEIILVGERGLSILDE
- a CDS encoding DGQHR domain-containing protein, with product MNIEVLKYRQKDKDIFIFSAEPNYIKKLVKISDISAGDDNFQRPFDPKRIIEIRNYVSGKDKLYKKGKEIYAKGYIPNAIVLNLSSRYKLTESDKKFYLNFPDTESVSKFKESIEIIDGQHRLLAFNEECVHDLEKQPYLMCFVAFINLSSDEKKEIFMVLNERQKTVDKNILLRHKKLLNLLLDEEETRYEVIAKLNDENDSPFYNRVIMAGEKKKNAFKASSIDEILSSSKALDKLIDSKNQISVKHYKVFKNYLNAWQQNFKGAWADSKNTLSKVSGVRFMFYLFPSFYEVLKMRDGGKDFQVSAFSAIVQELKNNHFNDSFDLKKAGKFQFFQDKTSIGKLANTLGKELVEQYQDRGDDILV